The segment GTTATACAAAGTCTCTCATGCAGCAGTCTGGAAGAACTTAACCTAAGCTATCTAAATCTAACAGACTCTGACCCTCTTATTCCACagatatgtcattggcacccaaagaTTCAAATTCTTAATCTACAAGGCAATAATTATACACAATTTAAGGTAGACACCTTTCAAAACTGCACTTTTTTACAATATTTGGATTTATCTCACAACAAGTTTCAGAGGTTTACTGCATCAACCTTTCAACACCTTAGCTCTCTAAAGCAATTGTCTATTGCTAATAATGAGCTTAATGTAATGCCAAATGACTTGTCTAATCTAGCCTCCTTGGAAAGGCTAAACCTGAGCTACAATCACCTTAGTGATGTGCATTTGAATGAATCCAAGTCATACAACACCCTGAAGGATCTTGATTTGAGTGGAAACATAATATCAGTCTTCAGTACATCAGCACTTGGAAATTTGAGTCTTCAAAATTTGTACCTGGGAGAAAATCACCTATTGGATATTTCAAATTCATTTGCATATAGTCTTAGAAAGTTAAAAAACCTACAAATAAGAAAAAACAAGTTAGATTCAATAACTTTAAACACTTTCAAGAATTTAGAGTCCTTGGAAAATCTTAATCTAGTTGATAATCAGATTGAAACAATTGATGAAGGAGCCTTTAATGGTCTTGTAAATCTGAAAGTCTTGCTACTTGGAAGCaacaaaataaaaagtaatgtcTTCCAAAAGGGAACTTTTCAAGGACTGAGATCACTTGTTGAACTACAACTTTTTAGCAATTACATTGAATATGATTCCTCAGAAAAACTTAATATTGCCCCTTTTCATCAATTAAGTTCTTTAAAATTGATCACCCTTAATAGCCAAGGTTCCAGTGGTATGCGTAATTTTCCAGTAAACTTGTTGGAAGGCTTGGTGTCGTTAGAAAAGATACATGCAGGCAATTTGGCTCTTAATAGTTTTGAGTCAAAAACATTTTCATACATTCCACAGTTAAAGGAATTAGACATAAGCAACAATCCTGTCGAAATTCTGGATCCACTGTTGTTAAAACCTCTGCTTAACTTAACTGAACTGCATGTCAATCAAATGCATTTGGATTCTCTTGATTTTCTCAATATATCATATTACCCCAATCTCACTTTACTCCGTGCATCAGGGAACCAATTAAACTTGCTAACCTCTAAGCAGCTGGGAGCACTACCTGCACTTCGTTTCCTGGATCTTCGAAATAACAAGCTTACCTGCAGCTGTGACAACCAGTGGTTTATAGACTGGGCACTGAATGATGTGAACACACAggttttgtatttctttgaatACAAATGTGCTTATCCCCCATCCTCCAAAGGGACAAATCTTCATGATTTCAACATCTCCTCCTGCAGGCTAAACTATTCCTTTATTATGTTTCTATCTACCACAATTTTCATAAGTACACTAATGATTTctttaacaatatttaatttttgtagATGGCAAGTGGTCTATGCTTATTACATATTCCTCGCTTTTCTGTAtgacaaaaaataccaaaaaagaaAACCTAAATATCAATACGATGCCTTTATCTCTTTCAATAATCATGATGAGGAATGGGTCTTCAAACATCTTGTACCTAACCTTGAGGACAAATATAAATGGAAGCTTTGCCTCCATCACAGAGACTTTGAACCAGGAAAGCCCATATTAGATAATGTAATTGATAGCATCTACAGCAGTCGGAAAACTGTCTGCATCATTAGCACCTACTATTTAGAGAGTGAGTGGTGTTCTAAGGAATTGCAGGTAGCTAGCTACAGACTTTTTGATGAGCATGCGgatgtactgattttattatttCTTGAGGATATTCCCAGTTACAAACTTTCACCTTATCATAAGATGAGGAAGTTTATCAAAAAGAAGACATACCTTCTCTGGCCCAAAGACATCAATGCTGCACCTGTCTTCTGGTGTAAGGTAAACCAGGCTTTAGAAACCATTGACTGCAAAGAGGACGACTGCAACCTAATGTCAGGTGCTTGTGCATAACACGTAGAGCACAAGAAACAGAACATAATGTTCTTTCCTGAGAGAATGAGATACACTAAGGAACTTGATCAGACCAACACTGTCTTCAGTGTGGCCAGGGACCACCATGAGCTACTGCCAAGTTCACATACAGTATAAAAACAACTATAAATTATGGCAGAGAATGTGTAGAgaatatcacatgattaaggggaacgTCACCGAAATGTTGTGTTGAATTTTGATCCGCATGTCTTATAATTAAAGGGATTTTTAAGGAGCTAAGAAACCGCCTTGCTGTTGTTTTTAGAATGAGATACACTGCCAACAGTTTATGGATTGTTACATATTTCCATCAGCATATGATTAGTTAATTGTATAAAAAGCAacaattacaaactttattctgATTTTCAATTTTAGAAAGCAAATGGCGCTGTTACTATTATTGTTAGTTACACACTATAGTTGTCAGAAAATATTTGTGATTGTCTGGCAGGACACAGGCAGTTCATGTATAAATAATACTGGTGTTTACGCTCAGACTATATGAaaacaatgcattaaagggacagtaaacaccagaatgtgtgttgtttaaaaagatagataatccctttattacccattccccaattttgcataaccaacacagttataataatatactttttacctctgtgattaccttgtatctaagcctctgcaaactgcccccttatttcagttcttttgacagacttgcatttttagccaattagtgctggctcctaggagcttcacgtgcctgagctcaatgttatctatatgaaacacatgaactaacgtcctctagtggtggaaaaaccgtcaaatgctttcagattagaggcagccttcaatgtctaagaaattagcatatgaaccttctagctttagctttcaactaagaataccaagagaacaaagcaaaattggtattaaaagtaaattggaaagttgtttaaaattacattccctatttaaatcatgaaagttttttacttgactgtccctttaaccttaaaccATCACTTCCAAGGTTAATCTAAATGTACAAACTATTTAATGTTGCAAAAGAAAAGAatggagagagggcgccacaatagcgtgatatcgtctggaatgcaggtacagataaaagtaagtattatgcttaccagatggtgtggccctgtactgtgaccagtgcaagaaagcaggctagcacttagcagtggctagtacactgtggaagccaagctccaaaggcacttgtcctggttgcAATTTGGTATAAGTCTCCTGTTAACTGGACTTCAGGTACAGCAAAggagtaatcttttgtgtgttgttcagttggtattgataaaccacaacacagacaacttcaaataaaaatgacttttaataattatgacgcgtttctcaacctccaggggttgtttcatcagataaaaaagtgatttcaattttttatctgatgaaacaacccctggaggttgagaaacgcgtcataattattaaaagtcatttttatttgaagttgtctgtgttgtggtttatcaataccaactgaacaacacacaaaagattactccTTTGCAGTACCTGAAGTCCAGTTAACAGGAGACTTATACCAAATTGCAACCAGGAcgagtgcctttggagcttggcttccacagtgtactagccactgctaagtgctagcctgctttcttgcactggatgtatctataatgatgtatctataatgataaaaaaatagatttttgtaaTCACATcaagtttttgactgtgaatctgatttatattaactataatagctataatggttcATTTCTGCATGATAAAACATACTAACCTGGTGGCTCtgtacaacatagcaaatcagtggtggctctgcataatgaatcaaatAGTGGTGACAATTGGGCCGATTTACtaaatgttggacggacatgatccgctgtagatcCTGCATGATCCGTGTTGAAAAAGCAGCATTGACTGGcccaaatatataaaacacacgaAGCTGGAGGAAGGATGACCTGttttctttttcaccattatacATAGACTGATACgagcatgtctaacaggaaaacATAACTATGCTGTATAATTTTGCAAAGTATTTATACACTGGAATAGGACATATTATGCTGAATAATAATAATGGCCATCTATACACTTTTATCTATAGGTATGTAGAATAGACAGATAATAGACATGGTACTGCACAATTATAactttagatagatagacagatatataaatatggagGCTGGGGAGGGCATAGTCTTTGCAGTGAGTTCTTTCAGCCAGATGCTTCCAACTGCTCTGACTGACCTGCACTCTCTATGTTCCAGGAGGGTCTCCTATTCTAGAAATGTTGCCATCACAAATGGCCCCTACTATGaagcccaacaaaaataaatatacacatttaaaaaattatctCATGTACTAagtttgcgccccccccccccctgtagggGCGTCCTAAGGCGGTCTCCAAGTCTGCCTCTATTATAGCACCAGCCCTGCCCTCATAACATTGATTAACTCATCTCCTTGTCAAAAACACTACATTGCAATACCTTGCAGACCTCACATTTCAAATGCTAGTCTTCATCATCTAAAAAGGAatattgtatacagtatataatatttagTGCCCATTTTAACCCCTTTACTATGACAGAGAGCTACAGTGGAATCAATAGCTTACTGCCCTCTGGCTTTTTTTGCtgtaaattagtttaaatttatcatTATCAGAAGTTGCtagatttaaaggcacagtctactagaaaaatgttattgttgaaaaagataatccctttattacccattctccagttttgcatgaccaacacggttatattaatacactttttacctccttgattaccttgtatctaagcctctgcagactacccccttatcttagttcttttgacagacatgcattttagccaatcaatgctgatttataaataactccacaggagtgagcacaaagttatatatatatatgacacacatgaactagcagtgcctaactgtaaaaaactgtaaaaatgcactgagataagaggcggcctttaacagcttagaaatcagtttatgagcctacttaggtttagctttaaacaaagaataccaagagaacaaagcaaatttgctgataaaagtgaattggaaagttgtttacaattacatgccctatctaaaacaGCACCTGTCCTTTAAGACAACTACTGTTCCTTTCATTATTTTTAAGTATTGAGTTAAACAGGAGTGTGAATAAATTATATATCTCTCTCATACAGTACAGCAAAAGACAATTAGTCAGTTATAACTGCCACTATAAGGTTTGCTtattaattttacaattttttgtaaatattttcctTTTAGGTGTCTTGTACTTCATGTTCTTTTTGATGTTTACGTTTATAGTTAGTTTTATGTTCATGGATCCTTTATTTAGTGACTCAAAAGTGGTATATCATTTTACACCTTTAACAGACCTCTTTAAAATctgtttttaaatacatttcctgccATACAGGATTGCAATACAATACATTTAATGCAAACAGCCATGGGGTAACTATCTGGTTGTATTCACAGCTTCTGAGACTCTTCAGTGCAGGCTCCCATGAGTGCGCCTGCagacacaaatttaaaaaatagtttCTATTTCTtatcctctctgccacctcagaggtggtggagataaATCACCCTGAACAAGCAAGTTTGGGGTGAATGACAGGACCTTTCCCTTGTGAAATCATAAATTTTGCCACGCAATCTGAATCATGAGGGGTGATTGCATATTAACAGGTTTTCTACTTGAGAATTTTTCCGCCTGCACTTTGCTAAGTTTTCCTTAGTGTTCTTATTATAAGGGTATAGATAAATTGCATACAGAGTAGTACTTTTATAATGAGTGTGTgataaaaaggggcaaccagatgtggactccttgctcagtgtgcttagaggaatatagctacacctcactgacgaggcccaatgaaggtcaaaacgatcatctggggtatgctatgctccttgttcagagaggaattgcctggtatttcggcgctggactgaccgtaataggcgggatcagattgatatattacaggaaagttctactctgtgaaaaaaattactgggctaaaaagaagttgcacccaggtggtaaatcaccataaaacaggctaatgttggtattgagctggttgttcgttcctgtgactgtgcttctctctgtgtgtattaagtctccctaagggaaaaaggggcaaccagatgtggaattCTTgatcagtgtgcttaaaggaatatagctacacctcacagacaaggcccaatgaaggcagaaatGAACATCTGGGATTGCTGTGTTCCTAgtttagagaagaattgcctggtatttctgcgctggactgaccgtaataggcaggatcagactgatatattacagtaAAGctatactctgtgaaaagcattactggactaaaaagaagctgcacccaggtggcaaatcgccatagaacaggctaacaatggaattgaactggttgtttgttcctgtgagtgcacttctctctgtgtgtattgtctccctaagggaaaaaagggTCAACACGACGTGGGCTCCTTGCTCAGTCTGCTTAGAAGTATATAGCTacatctcactgatgaggcccaatgaaggacaaaacgattgtctgaggttgctgtgttccttgttcaaagaggaattgtcTAGTATTTCAGTGCTAGACTCACCGTAATAGGCGAGATCACTGATATATTacaagaaagttctactctgtgaatagCATTCCTTGGCTaaaaagaagctacacccaggtggcacatccccatagaacaggctaaaaatggtattgagctggttgttcagtCCTGTAAGtgcgcttctctctctgtgtattaagtctccctaaggtaaaaaggggcaaccagatgtggactccttgctcagtatgcttagaggaatacagctacacctcactgacgaggcccaatgaaggccaaaacgttcttctggggttgctgtgttccttgtttagagaggaattgcctggtatttcggcactggactcaccgtaataggtgggatgagactgatatattacaagaaagttttactctgttaaaaacattactgggctaaaaagaagctgcacccaggtggcaaatcaCCATattacaggctaacaatggtattgagctggttgtttgttgcTGTGAGTTCACTTTTTtctgtgtgtattaagtctccctaagaGAAAAAAAGGGCAATCAGACGTGGACTacttgctcagtatgcttagaggcatatagctacacctcacagacgaggcccaatgaaggcggaaatgatcatctggggtttctgtgttccttgttcagagaagaattgcctggtattttggcgctgtacTGACtgactctgtaaaaagcattactgggctaaaatgaagctgcacccaggtggtaaatcgcaatagaacaggctaacaatggcattgagctggttgttcattcctatgagtgcacttttctctgtgtgtattaagtctccctaagggaaatagGGGCaagcagacgtggactcctttctcagtgtgcttagaggaatatagttacacctcactgacaaggcccaatgaagaccgaaacgatcgtc is part of the Bombina bombina isolate aBomBom1 chromosome 6, aBomBom1.pri, whole genome shotgun sequence genome and harbors:
- the LOC128662996 gene encoding toll-like receptor 13, whose product is MHCIDLELKIIVTALITFLLYSAEKGESYALQGCEVHGKYNLKVLCYNKRLTHVPEQLPMGTFNLDISHNRIKRLTIADFRNVTQMQIMNASANQISFIENGTFQNLEALQLLNLRINQLKSITSDMFKGLKNITTLLLDTNLIATIEPNAFSSLPKLKILGLSSNKLYTTKVINYFFQINRLSELYIGNNNLKTFSTGDIVNASSFLRTIDVSRNPFFFIGFITSNLQNITSLDISFLPQTVSWNIKEPCFLKGLKRLNMNGILLNHTAISNVIQSLSCSSLEELNLSYLNLTDSDPLIPQICHWHPKIQILNLQGNNYTQFKVDTFQNCTFLQYLDLSHNKFQRFTASTFQHLSSLKQLSIANNELNVMPNDLSNLASLERLNLSYNHLSDVHLNESKSYNTLKDLDLSGNIISVFSTSALGNLSLQNLYLGENHLLDISNSFAYSLRKLKNLQIRKNKLDSITLNTFKNLESLENLNLVDNQIETIDEGAFNGLVNLKVLLLGSNKIKSNVFQKGTFQGLRSLVELQLFSNYIEYDSSEKLNIAPFHQLSSLKLITLNSQGSSGMRNFPVNLLEGLVSLEKIHAGNLALNSFESKTFSYIPQLKELDISNNPVEILDPLLLKPLLNLTELHVNQMHLDSLDFLNISYYPNLTLLRASGNQLNLLTSKQLGALPALRFLDLRNNKLTCSCDNQWFIDWALNDVNTQVLYFFEYKCAYPPSSKGTNLHDFNISSCRLNYSFIMFLSTTIFISTLMISLTIFNFCRWQVVYAYYIFLAFLYDKKYQKRKPKYQYDAFISFNNHDEEWVFKHLVPNLEDKYKWKLCLHHRDFEPGKPILDNVIDSIYSSRKTVCIISTYYLESEWCSKELQVASYRLFDEHADVLILLFLEDIPSYKLSPYHKMRKFIKKKTYLLWPKDINAAPVFWCKVNQALETIDCKEDDCNLMSGACA